AACCCTGGAGGAAGGGAGATAGACAAGGCAGTCGCTGGGTCAGGAGTCAGGGACACAAGTGGGGCTTGGACTAACGCTGTAGTCAGAGCCGAGAGATCAGCCTTGTCTACTATGACGACTTTGGAAATGTTCTCCGACTGCATGAGCAGCGGCCAGGCTGGGAGGCCTCCTGGAGGTCGGAACAGGTGATCGAAGGTATCAGCCTaggaacacaaaacaaacatgtgaacAAGCTGATCAATAAAAACCATGGGAAGGGGAATGCACTTAATCGCGTTATTGCCGACATATTGACAGAGAAGATTAATACCATACTCATGTCTGTTACCAATATAATCAGGAGCCGGCTAGCCTATGTTAGCATGAAGCCTGGGAACAGCTACCCCAGCTCTGTCTGACGGTAACAAAATCTACCAAGCAGCAGCACTAAAGGTCAATAATTAACTTTGTACtttcacatccttttttttttttttttacctttttcaaATCCAGTCCTTTGGCCCAGGAACACTTGTTTGGGTTGGGCACATCTTTCCACACAATCTTTTTCATCCTGGAAACAATGCAGCAGATCTTTAGGTGTAATCACTCTGTCTAAAGacctttttccttcctcccaCTCCCCATCATTTAACATCAAGCGTAATTACACCCTTGTAACCCCTTAAATGTCAAACACCAAATTCTTCATGGTCAGTGTCACTGCTCTCTAAATTAGAATGCGCCCTAGAGATACCCatcatttatcatttcttaCAGGTGTCTGGGTTAAAAACTAATTTGATGTACAACAATGTCGTACAATTGTTACCTGGCACaagattaaatatgaaaaacaccTGCAAGATCTGCGTGTTGAGTTGAATATCTGTAAATACAGTTTGGACGTTCTCTTACTGGTTTTGGGAGAGGATCAGGGTGACTAACAGAacgatggagaggaaggagatgaTCATCAGCATCATGTAGGCTGCAGGGTCTCCTCTGGTGGCTGTAACAGATGGGAAATACACATCAGACCTTTAATTAATAGCATAATGGAAGTACTGGCTTTGTGTCATTAAATATGACACTGAAACAACAGCCAGAAAACTGGTGCATACCTGTAGTGTACACTGGCTCCCCTTCTCCATCAGCAAACACTGGGTACAAGTAGAAACCACACTCCTCTGAGCCAAAGAAATCATCTGAAATCACACAATGAGATCACGTTGGCACAGTGTCGCACGcactgagaaataaaacagaacagtcAGAGAAGAGCTCTTGTTACCTGTTAGATAGATGGGACGGTCAGTGTAGGGCAGTTTGGCCCATGTTTCTCCGCTCTGGCCTTTGTGACGATCAGAGTCCTGCTGCCTCTGTGCAGACCACTGGACCACCATGAACAGGGGCACAGAGCTGTTGTCCAACAGAGTccaggacagagacacacaggtgCTGTTGATAACCAACACACTGAACGAACGCACACAGTGGCCTGAGGtagagggaagaaaaaacagagtgaataCAATACTTTCAGGTGACTCATCtttaggtttaaaaaaacacacaaattaaagtttaatataAAATCTCTATTGACTGGACTGGAAGgctaaaaaatgtgttttttaatgacggtggtggtggagagcaATAACAACATCAAATTTATCCTGCTGCTATTTTAGCTGCtaataacactgaaaacacaatttCTCTGAATACTTATAGGAAAATGTcgaaacaaacatgcacagcatggaaacattttttgattATGCCAATTAGAAGTTTTCTGAAAATACTTTTTGCTGAATTATGAGTAATGGGTGagaaaatctctctctctctctctctctctctctctctctctctgggaaaTGAAACTCATTCCTCTCTTGACGTGCTGCTAATAGTACTTGCTACACTAAAGCTAATGGCAGCAGGGCCTCAATAACAACCTTTCTGGCCTCTCCGGGACATACGGGAGTGCTATGGCTAAATGGATGGCCATTAATGTTCCCAGCTTTGATGTAAACCATAAACTGATCATAGtgccaaataaaaaacaggtaaaaacaGGTCAAAGGATGACATTTTCTCAACCCAACCTCAGAAAGCGCAgccaaacttttgttttttaagaagtATATTTCTGAAgggaaatgtaaaaagaaaatgattcagtCTGTGACATAGTTTGGACAGAAAGAAATCTATTACTCAGAAGCACTCAGAGTTTTTTCAGCAGTTTTGCTTCGAGTGGAcattcttgttttctttccagtACATGAGCACCTGTGTCCATGAATTTGATTGATCATAACCTCGTTGTAGACCTGGACATTGTTTTTTACAATGCAATATAACTGCAAACCCTTTTCAAACCCAGTTTGAAAGTCCTTACTGGAACAACATGCTACACAATTGAAACTGTCTGTCAGTCTCACAGAGTTGTTATTATAGTTGTTAAATATGTTAATGGTTCTAGCTAGTGGAGTTGTTTTGAAGTATGATTTAGGTTGTTTCTAAGATGATTTATTTGACTGTAACAGCAAACTTCAtgattttataataaatatgtgttcatcATCAGTGAGGTGTTCCTGCTAAAATAAAGGTAAGTATTATatataaagttttaaaatgtatgttaatATTAGTTTTCCtcccaaacaaaaaaactgtatttgtcatttagttgattaaatgccaaaaaaaaggtgaaaaatgtCAATCCCAATTACTCGGAGCTCAAGGTGATACAATGAATACCAACAAATAGTCCAAATCAATATGCAACAGAGAGAAGACTGAATGTGTTTTGCTcgataaatgactaaaatgatTAACAAAATTATTAAGCAGTATTTGTTGTTGACTGAATTAACTGACAGATCATctcaacacaaaaataatcccattcaaaaagacaaatctAATGTTGAGATTTGTTTGTGGGCCACggtccacaaacacactgtcctCCCCTCACTGTTTTCACTATCATTAAGACTTCAGGCTATGGATCAAGAGAACAGCTTTAAAATGACTGCAGTCTTTGTCAAGGACAAACAGTACCGTTGCTGCATCACTGCTACGTTGCTCCAACAGTGAAAGTATTTTTTGAATGGTCCTTCAATTTAATGTAATACTAAGAATGTTCCTACTATTAAAACAGATTCAGTGTAAAAGAGAATATGGTTAAACAAGATAAAAATTCCAGCTCACTCACGTTTGGGATTTCTATCCAGCgtcatgttgatgttgttagTGGAGCTCCCCAGACTGTTGTaggcctccacagtcacacTTTGGGGCATTTGGTTCCACTCAAAGCTGTAGGAGGATGTCAGTTCGATCTGCTCCCTCATCACAGAGCCACTCGAGGTCTGGTGCTGGACTATGAATCCTTTCACGCAGTAAGACTGCTCTGAAATTTGGAGGTGCTgggaaacaaaaagcagaaaaaaagagcattttttttatcatgtctTAATGATAAGCCTGGAAATGTttcaatttgtgtttgtgtaccttGAATAGCAGAGTGACATTAGTCTGGTTTCTGTATGGATCATCCTGGAGAATTCTCCAGAAATCAGGGCCACGCTCAGGAGCTGAGGGGGAGACAAACAACTGCATTACACGACAGCTTTTACCTCTGTGTTAGAGGAAAAGGTATGATTGGTACGTGTGTGCCATTTTCCATTAGAGCTACGGTCAAACAGTCAAATGTGATCTAAAGGTCACATCAAGCATCAAGCGCAGTAATTATCTTAAAAGGTTAGTGATCAAGAGCGAAAAtaacagtgttgtacttttgtACTTTACCTCTGCTGTTCTGAGGAGTGGAGTAGACTGAGTCGCTCCATTCGCTCCAGTAGCCGGTGCCGTTGGTGTGCATGCAGCGAATTTGTACAGCATATTCCCGGCACATGTCAGACACTGTGACCTCTGCCCACGGCACCCGCACTGGACTCTGGACCTGAAGGCATGACGTTTCTATTGTTACTTAGAGCTAGTTAAGAAAACtaaatggaaaatatttgatCTATGGAGTACACATCTGTTCCCACTCTACCctaacaaagagaagaaattaTTTATCTACCTTCTAAGCATCATCAAGATAATGCTTCAATTAGAGAATTAGGAGCATGGTCTCATACCAGCTCATATCAGGTCATTTTTAACTGACCACTGAGTCCGTATCAAAGCATCCTGTGCTATTTAGGGACATACAAGACTTATTTACCAGATGAACCTGAGTGACTACTAAGATGTTTGCTCCTGATGTTCTGGTGGGAGGACATTTTGGAAACATAATAACATGTCATTttgtacaataacaataaagtgCTCGTGGTAATCATCCTGTTTCCTAATTACCCAATAATTACATGCAACTTGACATTTAGAGGTCCAGCAATGTTCTGGAGGGCGTTGTCTTTGGTTTTCAATAAAGGTTAGTTAAATGTCGTGCATATCGCCACTTAGCCGAACTTTTTGTTAAAACCTGTGGTTGGTAAACAATCCAACAGACGAGCTCACCTTCCACTCCGGCTGGGCTTTCACAGAGGATGGTGAGTGGTACCGCAACTGACACTGGACCCCCTCGACTGGCAGAGGGGGAGGCTCCCACGTGACCATCAGGACCCCACTGCTCCGGCTCACTGCCTTCACATTGGTGGGCGTGTGGGGTTTCACTGCAGAGGGGATAGTGTAAGGgaagagtgtgagtgtgagtgtgagtgtgttgtagCAGGATCTTATTACGCTGATATAAGACTAAAAGgatctttaaataaaaccttCATGCTCACCATGATCTATAGGGGTCAGGTAGATGGGTTTAGATCTGATAGGACCCAGTCGGGACGGCACTTCCAGCCACAGCTTGTAGCAGTTCATCCTCAGAGGCTGGATGGTGCAGGTTTTCTGACTGGATTGCAGGCAATAGGCTCCCATCTCTCCCACTTCCTCTCCcgttctttccctctcctccatcacgTCACACGATAGGTCTGCCCAGctgcagtaaaaataaataaatgaacatgaaaatCTTGTCGCGTTATTCCTACAGGACTCCTTTTTTCGGGGTGAAACTAAAGTGAATTCACCCAAAATGTCTGTAATGATCACTTATTTCATGGAAAATTTGGGTACTGGCACAACTACAGCCAGTATAATGGGTGAAAGTTGAACCAGGAAGCATCTGTAGAGTTGGaggatttattttcatttcctcGATCAGAAACGATGAGCTGACCTGGAGATTCATTCAAAACCCCTACGGCTGTCTGACTAGCAACAAAAAGCTACAAAAATAAGACAGCTTTTAAAGAAGTGGCTTATCAAATTACAAGCTCTATTACTCTAAACTATCAAAATATCTCACAAAGTCTCACATTTAATTATGCCAAGATGTATTTTTGGTGGATTTGAGCCAAAGTAAACAGtaggggagagggagaaactGGAGTAAAATACAAAGAAGTATTGTCCTAGAGGCCTCTGTGAGAGACATGAAACATAAGAAATCATATCATTTTATCAGTCCTCATTGTTGTGGCTGGAGCTTCATTTCTTAAAGGGCAGAGACTTCCTGTTGCCTTGAGGTCAGAAACACCAATGACGTGGAGTTTACAGCTTCAGGGTGTGTCTGATACGGGTGCAGTCTGGCACACTGTGTACAGTATGACGTTGTTCTGAATGTTGCTTAATTAATGAAGCTTGTATAAACATCTGAATACGCTACACTAAAATGAGTTGcagtaaaacataaatgtctgttttaccTGGATCTGAACTTGGGTTTAGTCCACTGTGTGTTCTTCCAGCTACAGTCCATAGCATCGATATCACCGTTGGTTTGACAGTTTATATCAATTGAAGCTCCTGGAACACACAGAAACCCTCATGTTTAGGTAACAATAACAAACGTGACCTGAGATAGCTTCTGTGGGATTATTTTGGTTCACATTGTTGTGTTGTCACATGCCGCCactttctttcctgtctttgtccACTGCAGAGGAAGAGTGACTCAAAAATGGGACATGGACTTCCAGAAATTTGCAGCTTTAAACTGTATATCAATTATGTATCTCTTTGTTTGGACATGTCCTATTTAACTTTGCTGTCGGTGCTACGAAGCTCACCCTCTACATAGATCTGGCTGTACGGGATGGTCCAGTGAGTGCACTGCAGCAGGTCATATATCCGGGTCTCTGAAGCACGCACTGTGATCTGGCTGACCTGTTTTGGATACAGGAAAATCAGAAATATGAAGCCATTAACATACACTGTACTTTTCTAAAAAAAGCACACAGCAAAGTCATTGAACTGTttggaaacacacaaaaggtTGTAGCTTACCCATTGGTTGACTGGGTGGTACTGGCTGCTATGAAGCTGGTGTTTGAAGTTGAGCATCCACATGGCCGTGCTGGCGTTGATGTTGTGGTCGTTGAACACACAATACACCGTAACGTTCTCCCCTGGTCGCACCACCACTTTCTCAGGGATGTAGCTCAccgctgtacacacacacacacaccacattttttatacaaagcaccttcaagcaaaaaaaaagaataaatgcttGACTCATTCACTTTTGCCCAAAGTTTTCATGTAgattttacaaaagaaaaagaaaattcaaccgaaacaaaagaaatgactcATCTGCAAAACAGGTGAACAACAACTCAACAAAATTGACCTTTAAAATTAATTACACTAACTTAGTGAAAATGCCGCTTCATGACTCATCAAAGTTGTTCCAACTTTTTGAATACTGGGATTACAAAGGACGTGTGTTTTTTGGTATGTTTTACTGCATATACACATGAAGAAACTTTCCAACAGTCATTATTTTACCTTGTCCAAACTTTTTACTAAATTTACTTTGCTATTTCTGGAAAACTTCCCTTAACCATAAAAGTTTTGATAGCTCATTTTGGTGGCATGACTCACGAGCCATTCAGTCTCATCAACGTTTAACCCCATGACACGTTATTTGGATCAGGGTCAAGTTTCCTCTTGTGTGGCACATGGAGTATAAGAGCAGCCTtctaaaaacacaccaaaatatatacatgcatacaaGATTTTAATTGtaggttgttttatttaaagtccTCGGGCTGATCTTACTACCAGCCAACATAAAACGTTTATGATTGTCGATGGTGTTAAAGAAACCTTTAGAGACAATTCTCACTCTCATTTCTCAGTTTCGTCATTTTAAACACTTCTGTTAAAAAG
Above is a window of Larimichthys crocea isolate SSNF chromosome XVII, L_crocea_2.0, whole genome shotgun sequence DNA encoding:
- the lepr gene encoding leptin receptor isoform X1, with product MMEEEEEEEGGEQVPARLRAEQPENGRHEIHPSQVQPGHAHTMTTTMVRSVMLTVLMHIFLVSHVAQCIAPVQGASLHSGAMDLPWQDELCCDSPSAPLSVEGGNTHTPETNSSESNHPHYPRCSFRSSTTESQPHELSNGTCLDILCRIDENWEHLMCDLQCHSPPSSTLDAGLVEVSLQRLVSQKEGTMVNDGNTAPYNPVVCEAEDSFMCSLALDTTTSFVTVVTVSIGNAVAPPVLLRIPARPVKPSPPVNLSHIQTIEAELILHWDNPSDFDTGPLRYEIRYSSNTTHPAWQVVSAPGEPRSSLDLKPRLNYTIQVRCSSLNNPPLWSEWSEPHHIYLDTVSYIPEKVVVRPGENVTVYCVFNDHNINASTAMWMLNFKHQLHSSQYHPVNQWVSQITVRASETRIYDLLQCTHWTIPYSQIYVEGASIDINCQTNGDIDAMDCSWKNTQWTKPKFRSSWADLSCDVMEERERTGEEVGEMGAYCLQSSQKTCTIQPLRMNCYKLWLEVPSRLGPIRSKPIYLTPIDHVKPHTPTNVKAVSRSSGVLMVTWEPPPLPVEGVQCQLRYHSPSSVKAQPEWKVQSPVRVPWAEVTVSDMCREYAVQIRCMHTNGTGYWSEWSDSVYSTPQNSRAPERGPDFWRILQDDPYRNQTNVTLLFKHLQISEQSYCVKGFIVQHQTSSGSVMREQIELTSSYSFEWNQMPQSVTVEAYNSLGSSTNNINMTLDRNPKRHCVRSFSVLVINSTCVSLSWTLLDNSSVPLFMVVQWSAQRQQDSDRHKGQSGETWAKLPYTDRPIYLTDDFFGSEECGFYLYPVFADGEGEPVYTTATRGDPAAYMMLMIISFLSIVLLVTLILSQNQMKKIVWKDVPNPNKCSWAKGLDLKKADTFDHLFRPPGGLPAWPLLMQSENISKVVIVDKADLSALTTALVQAPLVSLTPDPATALSISLPPGFDSEVNQTQPVEGGGSPSFVLNLDSLTSLSSGTDQLQLIDNPADQPPGSTDSSAQSSVTYATVLLSDPKQGQQPIHLHYKDGSGSSSSDEGNFSANNSDISGSFHGALWELDDPRRSCSYNSVEELSETSEQEDEEEAREEKDLYYLGMDYPAEDEESEEQREEETKTELLKNVVLNREDCSVESHPLLGPEDSSELLSPPVRGFSPLYLPQFRTAPCARQLTAQPQDALAGVTLTQTAFK
- the lepr gene encoding leptin receptor isoform X2, which produces MTTTMVRSVMLTVLMHIFLVSHVAQCIAPVQGASLHSGAMDLPWQDELCCDSPSAPLSVEGGNTHTPETNSSESNHPHYPRCSFRSSTTESQPHELSNGTCLDILCRIDENWEHLMCDLQCHSPPSSTLDAGLVEVSLQRLVSQKEGTMVNDGNTAPYNPVVCEAEDSFMCSLALDTTTSFVTVVTVSIGNAVAPPVLLRIPARPVKPSPPVNLSHIQTIEAELILHWDNPSDFDTGPLRYEIRYSSNTTHPAWQVVSAPGEPRSSLDLKPRLNYTIQVRCSSLNNPPLWSEWSEPHHIYLDTVSYIPEKVVVRPGENVTVYCVFNDHNINASTAMWMLNFKHQLHSSQYHPVNQWVSQITVRASETRIYDLLQCTHWTIPYSQIYVEGASIDINCQTNGDIDAMDCSWKNTQWTKPKFRSSWADLSCDVMEERERTGEEVGEMGAYCLQSSQKTCTIQPLRMNCYKLWLEVPSRLGPIRSKPIYLTPIDHVKPHTPTNVKAVSRSSGVLMVTWEPPPLPVEGVQCQLRYHSPSSVKAQPEWKVQSPVRVPWAEVTVSDMCREYAVQIRCMHTNGTGYWSEWSDSVYSTPQNSRAPERGPDFWRILQDDPYRNQTNVTLLFKHLQISEQSYCVKGFIVQHQTSSGSVMREQIELTSSYSFEWNQMPQSVTVEAYNSLGSSTNNINMTLDRNPKRHCVRSFSVLVINSTCVSLSWTLLDNSSVPLFMVVQWSAQRQQDSDRHKGQSGETWAKLPYTDRPIYLTDDFFGSEECGFYLYPVFADGEGEPVYTTATRGDPAAYMMLMIISFLSIVLLVTLILSQNQMKKIVWKDVPNPNKCSWAKGLDLKKADTFDHLFRPPGGLPAWPLLMQSENISKVVIVDKADLSALTTALVQAPLVSLTPDPATALSISLPPGFDSEVNQTQPVEGGGSPSFVLNLDSLTSLSSGTDQLQLIDNPADQPPGSTDSSAQSSVTYATVLLSDPKQGQQPIHLHYKDGSGSSSSDEGNFSANNSDISGSFHGALWELDDPRRSCSYNSVEELSETSEQEDEEEAREEKDLYYLGMDYPAEDEESEEQREEETKTELLKNVVLNREDCSVESHPLLGPEDSSELLSPPVRGFSPLYLPQFRTAPCARQLTAQPQDALAGVTLTQTAFK